In Gasterosteus aculeatus unplaced genomic scaffold, fGasAcu3.hap1.1 HAP1_SCAFFOLD_126, whole genome shotgun sequence, the following are encoded in one genomic region:
- the aqp8a.1 gene encoding LOW QUALITY PROTEIN: aquaporin-8a.1 (The sequence of the model RefSeq protein was modified relative to this genomic sequence to represent the inferred CDS: deleted 1 base in 1 codon): MSGAAEKPEVFTATEGGGGGGKTPLFERYVQPCLAELFGTGLFVLVGCASVIGNVAGGGVTQPAVAHGLALAVLIVMFGPISGGHFNPAVSLSVYLCGGMELTLLLPYVLTQLGGGLVGAGLTRAMFPYEVYNASHGGAFNVVGKDLGRTTLAEAVMTLFLTVVVVMGAVNSRTRSPWVPFCVGLTVTANIFAGGSLSGACMNPARAFGPAAVANHWSHHWIYWVGPTSGALLTVVFIRLLLGDKKTRVVLK; the protein is encoded by the exons ATGTCGGGAGCAGCAGAAAAGCCCGAGGTCTTCACCgccactgagggggggggcggcggcgggaaGACTCCCCTCTTTGAGAGGTACGTGCAGCCCTGCCTGGCCGAGCTGTTCGGGACCGGCCTGTTCGTGTTGGTGGGGTGCGCCTCCGTCATTGGGAacgtggcg ggggggggggtcacccagCCGGCCGTGGCACACGGACTGGCGTTGGCAGTGCTCATCGTGATGTTCGGGCCAATAAG TGGGGGCCACTTCAACCCCGCGGTGTCTCTGAGCGTCTACCTGTGTGGAGGGATGGAGctcacgctgctgctgccctACGTGCTGACGCAGCTGGGTGGAGGTCTGGTGGGCGCCGGTCTGACCAGA GCCATGTTCCCCTACGAAGTGTACAACGCGTCCCACGGAGGAGCCTTCAACGTAGTCGGCAAGGACCTGGGGAGGACCACCCTGGCCGAGGCCGTGATGACGCTGTTCCTCACCGTGGTGGTGGTCATGGGGGCCGTCAACAGCCGCACCCGATCTCCGTGGGTCCCTTTCTGCGTCGGCCTCACTGTGACGGCCAACATATTTGCAGG GGGCTCGTTGTCCGGCGCCTGTATGAACCCCGCCCGAGCCTTCGGCCCGGCTGCGGTTGCAAACCACTGGAGCCACCACTGGATCTACTGGGTCGGCCCCACGAGCGGCGCGCTGCTCACCGTCGTCTTCATCAG